One Microcebus murinus isolate Inina chromosome 22, M.murinus_Inina_mat1.0, whole genome shotgun sequence DNA segment encodes these proteins:
- the HCAR1 gene encoding hydroxycarboxylic acid receptor 1: MYNGSCCLIEGDPISQVMPPLLILAFVLGALGNGLALCGFCFHMKTWKPSTIYLFNLAVADFLLIVCLPFRTDYYRRRRHWAFEDIPCRVVLFMMAMNRAGSIVFLTVVAVDRYFKVVHPHHVVNAISNRTAAGLVCVLWTVVILGTLYLLMESHLCVQEKSVSCESFIMESANGWHDIMFQLEFFLPLGIILFCSFKIVWSLKQRQQLARQTRMKKAIRFIMVVAVVFVTGYLPSVSARLYFLWTVPSSACDPSVHLALHVTLSFTYMNSMLDPLVYYFSSPSFPKFYTKLKIRNLRPRQPGHPKTPRPEEMPISDLCRKSCISVANSFQSQSDVQWDLQMC, translated from the coding sequence ATGTACAACGGGTCGTGCTGCCTCATTGAGGGGGACCCCATCTCCCAGGTGATGCCGCCACTGCTCATTCTGGCCTTCGTGCTGGGCGCCCTGGGCAACGGGCTGGCCCTGTGTGGCTTTTGCTTCCACATGAAGACCTGGAAGCCGAGCACCATCTACCTGTTCAACCTGGCCGTGGCCGATTTCCTCCTCATCGTCTGCCTGCCCTTTCGGACCGACTACTACCGCAGACGGCGGCACTGGGCGTTCGAGGATATTCCCTGCCGGGTGGTGCTGTTCATGATGGCCATGAACAGGGCCGGGAGCATCGTCTTCCTCACGGTGGTGGCTGTGGACAGGTATTTCAAGGTGGTGCACCCCCACCACGTGGTGAACGCCATCTCCAACCGCACGGCGGCCGGCCTCGTCTGCGTCCTGTGGACCGTAGTCATCCTGGGGACTCTGTATCTTTTGATGGAGAGCCACCTGTGCGTGCAGGAGAAGTCCGTGTCTTGTGAGAGCTTCATTATGGAGTCCGCCAATGGCTGGCACGACATCATGTTCCAGCTGGAGTTCTTCTTGCCTCTCGGCATCATCTTGTTTTGCTCCTTCAAGATTGTCTGGAGCCTGAAGCAGAGGCAGCAGCTGGCCAGACAGACTCGGATGAAGAAGGCCATCCGGTTCATCATGGTGGTGGCTGTGGTGTTCGTCACGGGCTACCTGCCCAGCGTGTCGGCCAGGCTGTATTTCCTCTGGACGGTGCCCTCGAGTGCCTGTGACCCCTCCGTCCACCTAGCCCTGCACGTCACCCTCAGTTTCACCTACATGAACAGCATGCTGGACCCCTTGGTGTATTATTTTTCAAGTCCCTCCTTCCCCAAATTCTACACCAAGCTCAAAATCCGCAATTTGAGACCCCGGCAGCCAGGACACCCAAAGACACCACGGCCGGAAGAGATGCCAATTTCAGACCTCTGTCGTAAGAGTTGCATCAGCGTGGCAAATAGTTTCCAAAGCCAGTCTGATGTTCAGTGGGATCTCCAAATGTGTTGA